A genomic stretch from Natronomonas gomsonensis includes:
- a CDS encoding ubiD operon protein — MSNHYLTSEEHLPEEPGTETTLQITDAETKRIFEARVRIAREPDELTDPSRLTVVAGPHESVRKEWYVELLDEVDAAGINEDLLRRLADEQASTSNIINTRSNDLKVVLRYLVESGQYESTAAALRKIAFEQLATERPALLEAYESVRTEFESDPLRDALSERE; from the coding sequence ATGTCGAACCACTATCTCACCTCCGAGGAACATCTTCCCGAGGAGCCAGGGACCGAGACGACCCTCCAGATAACCGACGCCGAGACGAAACGCATCTTCGAGGCGCGGGTGCGCATCGCCCGCGAACCGGACGAGCTCACCGACCCGTCTCGGTTGACGGTCGTCGCGGGACCACACGAGAGCGTCCGAAAGGAGTGGTACGTGGAACTGCTCGACGAGGTCGATGCGGCCGGCATCAACGAGGACCTGCTCCGCCGGCTTGCCGACGAGCAGGCCTCGACCTCGAACATCATCAACACGCGCTCGAACGACCTGAAGGTGGTGCTGCGGTATCTCGTCGAGTCGGGTCAGTACGAGTCGACTGCGGCCGCACTCCGAAAAATCGCCTTCGAACAACTCGCAACCGAACGGCCAGCCTTGCTGGAGGCCTACGAGAGCGTTCGGACCGAGTTCGAGAGCGACCCGCTCCGGGATGCGCTCTCGGAGCGTGAGTGA
- a CDS encoding UbiD family decarboxylase translates to MAVDSFRAYLDRLADAGDLAEFEAGVSWDLEASAITMLANQRDGPIPAFRSIAESETDAVLVGDPYRGSRERPWDRIARSLGMASDLSGADYYAAVIDRLSSPREPRVVDRPAAPCKEVVKTGGDVDLLSFPWPYIHQGDGGRYSNLQTLVAPAPDSEWGRWSSHRMMLHDETQASLLLLAGEQVPNLYYYQYERCDQPMPVAAVIGAEPAVEYSADMWIPSGRSEATFAGGLKEEPVDLVPCETSDLLVPASAELVIEGRVLPGERLDEGPFGDYFGYMNGPRRSMPTFEIDAITHRRAPRVPFCVEGSGVGYDRNSSSTLEVTAAGPDATLGLRAAGFDVEFAVPWRFTSRTVWVIATDCPYPGYLHELANFIFTTWGMLHIDFFVFVDADVDPFDPRAVLTAFALEADPDEDFHQFGVERMPKVPLNIYQTPDEKEGADVGTSKAKTAKAYVDATTDGERIRRHADEELRKRARAVLREAGVSGAEFGSDESRGETE, encoded by the coding sequence ATGGCGGTCGATTCGTTCCGTGCGTACCTCGACCGGTTGGCCGACGCCGGTGATCTCGCCGAGTTCGAGGCGGGCGTCTCCTGGGACTTGGAGGCGAGTGCGATTACGATGCTCGCCAACCAACGCGACGGTCCAATTCCGGCGTTTCGGTCGATAGCGGAATCGGAGACCGACGCTGTCCTCGTGGGAGACCCCTACCGCGGCTCCCGCGAACGACCGTGGGACCGTATCGCCCGCTCCCTCGGGATGGCGAGTGACCTGAGCGGCGCCGACTACTACGCGGCTGTCATCGACCGGCTCTCCTCGCCTCGGGAGCCACGCGTCGTCGACCGTCCGGCCGCACCCTGCAAGGAGGTCGTCAAGACCGGCGGCGACGTCGACCTCCTGTCGTTCCCGTGGCCCTACATCCATCAAGGCGACGGCGGCCGCTACTCGAACCTCCAGACGCTTGTCGCGCCGGCACCCGACAGCGAGTGGGGCCGCTGGTCGAGCCATCGCATGATGCTCCACGACGAGACGCAGGCGAGTCTGCTCCTGTTGGCCGGCGAGCAGGTGCCGAACCTCTATTACTACCAGTACGAGCGTTGCGACCAGCCGATGCCGGTCGCCGCGGTCATCGGCGCCGAACCCGCCGTCGAGTACAGCGCCGACATGTGGATTCCCAGCGGGCGGAGCGAGGCGACGTTCGCGGGCGGGCTGAAAGAAGAGCCCGTCGACCTCGTTCCCTGTGAGACGAGCGACCTCTTGGTGCCGGCGTCGGCGGAACTCGTCATCGAGGGGCGCGTACTGCCCGGCGAACGCCTCGACGAGGGGCCGTTCGGCGATTACTTCGGCTACATGAACGGGCCGCGCCGGTCGATGCCGACCTTCGAAATCGACGCGATTACCCACCGGAGGGCGCCGCGTGTCCCCTTCTGTGTCGAAGGGTCGGGCGTGGGCTACGACCGGAACTCCAGTAGCACGCTGGAAGTCACCGCTGCCGGCCCCGACGCGACGCTGGGGCTCCGTGCGGCGGGGTTCGATGTCGAGTTCGCGGTGCCGTGGCGGTTCACCTCTCGGACGGTCTGGGTCATCGCCACCGACTGCCCCTATCCGGGCTATCTCCACGAACTCGCCAACTTCATCTTCACGACGTGGGGGATGCTCCACATCGACTTTTTCGTCTTCGTGGACGCCGATGTCGACCCCTTCGACCCTCGGGCAGTCCTGACGGCGTTCGCCCTTGAGGCTGACCCCGACGAGGATTTCCACCAGTTCGGCGTCGAGCGCATGCCGAAGGTCCCGCTCAACATCTATCAGACGCCCGATGAGAAGGAGGGCGCCGACGTGGGGACGTCAAAGGCCAAGACGGCGAAGGCCTACGTCGACGCGACGACCGACGGCGAGCGGATACGGCGTCACGCCGACGAAGAGCTACGGAAACGGGCACGGGCGGTTCTCCGGGAGGCAGGCGTCTCAGGGGCCGAGTTCGGCTCCGACGAGTCGAGGGGTGAGACCGAGTGA